DNA sequence from the Pichia kudriavzevii chromosome 4, complete sequence genome:
CCATTTCATGATGCAAGCACAATCAATTCAAACGTTTTGAGTGCCAATAAGAGCAATCCAGCTACCGTCAATTACAATATCCAAAGGTCTGAAatacaaagaagaagagcaGCGAGAAATAGTATGTTGAATCGTCCTATGGGCAATAGTTACATTGGCTCATTCCCATTTTTTGGCGGCTCAAATGCAAACAATCAGTCTTTaatcaacaagaaggaCTCTGTCGTTACAGACCTGAGTCATTTACCGTTATCTACCTCCTCTCCAATCGATTTAGCTCAACAGTGTGTTAATGCTCAGATTGAAAAGGACAATTCCACTCCGACTTTGTACGAGGTTTTTTCAGCTTATGTTGTGGACAACTACAATTTCAATCCtaaccaaacaaaaaatccGTTTAGCAGATTCGAGAAGGTTAGTTTTTTCAGTATACCGGAGAAGTTATTAGACAAGAACAGTGATTCTCTGGTGACTAATATGGGTGTATTTCCAGAAATACAAAGGGCTTGGTTAAGTCTTGATAGTAAATTGTACATATGGAACTACAACGCCTCGTTAACAGACCAAGAATTTGATACAATTGACGATTTTGAAGGAACAATTTTAAAGTGTGCATTAGTCAGACCTAAAAAGGACGTTTTTGTGGAATCTGTAAACTACCTTATAATTGTTGCAACTTccaaagaaatgaaaatcttAGCATTAGAGTATAGCCCAGATAGCAAAAAACTTGAGGTTTCAGATACAAAAATGTCAGTTTCTGTACACGGATTGATTGTTAATCAaattgtttgtttggaatATACCAATgacatatttttttctggtgCAGGCTCGAGCGATTGTGTTTGGAAGTTAAATTATTCTAACACTCATGACTGGTTTTCTAAAAACATATCCAAAGAACAAGTGAccaattcttcattctcttcatctttATCTGGTATCCCTATATTAAATTGGCTTAATGATTCCACTAGCTCAAAAACGGAGTTCGTGGTAGACCTCAAAATCGATCAATCAAGGAAAATTCTCTACACTCTATCTTCTAATTCGATAATAAAGGCATATAAATTGCAATTTAAAAATGGTAAAGTTGTTCTAGGGCAACCACTAATTAAAAGAATCTCTCATCTGTTGAAGGAATTATCAACCACTTCAATTAACATTCGATCTAGTTTGCTCAGATCCAATCTAAAACTTATTAATATATTCCCTGTTACTGACAAGGAAAACACAAGTTTGTTTTTAACTGCTGTTGCATCAAACGGTGTTAGGTTCTATCTAAATGGAAGCACATTATATGGCGATAGGCTAACCCTAACGACTAATTTTGTCAAGTTCCCTCCAATTGATCTAAAGCTTTACgaaacaattgaaaagagaaaagaaaagatgattagtcaaaaccaaaatattgatgaagctCAAATAATGCCAGCCCCACAAATGCATAACAATAGGTCTTCATTCTATAGCCGCTCTTCACAAAAATCTGGCGTCAACGCAGATCCATATTTTCCTTCAACATACCAGAATAATTTgaacatcaacaacagagACAACGATAAATCCATTACTAAATCATTTGCAGCTCCATTGATTTCTATCGAAGAGTTAAAAGATGCACAGGAAAAATCACTATTATTACACAACACTTCACATACATTAATTATTTCACCAGGTATATTTATTGGGTTCTCCAAGGACTTGGGATTATATACGAGCACACCGGATTACGGAGTTTTAAAGAAATCTTCTCAGTATGTTGAGGATTTTGAGATATTCGAGAAGTATTCCGAAGTTTTTGATATTGTCCAGCTAACATCCTCATTTAAAACCACTAATAGTCCCAAAGGATATGCTAATGAGTTTGCCTCGCAGTATACTGATGAACCATTAGAATTTGCTGTATTGACCAATAATGGTATTGTTGTCTATAGGTATAGAACCCCAGATTTGATTCTGGAAGATTCTATGAACGATTCAGTTTTTAAACAATTTGCTTCCAAGTATGGCTACGATGAAGCTTGTTCTACAATGCTATTTTTAGCCTGCAAATACGACAAATCAGAAACTTTCAGAAACATCGCTACTAAGTACTTTATCACTGGTGGTCAAAACTCAAAACTAGACAAGGCTCTCTCTCCTGTTATTGATAATGTAGAACCAAGTGACAGGTTTTTCGCAGTGCTGATCTTGTTTTCCAGATTAATCAGAGGTATTTGGAATAAAGAGGTGTTCAAATTGAGACCCGAAGTCAAATTCGATAAGTTTGGTTATGTCGATACAAAGTCTTTGAACTCCATTAAGACGGATAAACACATACTACTAGAGAGTTTGAATATCAAGAAGCAGGAACTTGAATATCTTTTGTGCTCGATTTTAATTATAATCAAGTTTTTTGAAGAGAATAGAAATATTATTCCTGGATTATCTAAGGATATAAACAGTCAAGGTGAAAACACCTCCTGGAAGGGCAAAGCCACTGAAGTGTGTGTTCAAGCTGAGcaaatttgttttgattcCATTTCTAAATTCCTCAATATAGTTAAAGAAGGCCTATCTTTCCTAACGATATTACTAGAAGAAACCGAAAGTGAAAGCCTAACGTCacatgaaaatttcaagagtATCATTTCATTCCTACCCATCCAAGCTCAAGTGGATTTAAGTTGTATAACTTTCAGTGATTTTTTTGCGAAATCTGATATCAACGTCTCGAGATTGATAAAGGATTTACTGTCTTGCATTATAAACAAGAGCATCTCACAAGGTAATTCTGTTGAGTTAGTCTCCAACACTTTGCAGGAAAAATGTGGGTATTTTTGTTCAACAGGCGATGTTCTTATTTTTAAGGCGGTTGAAAGTTTAAAAAAGGCTAAGGATTATTCCGATGCCAAAGATGATCAACTGAAACTGAAGTATTTAGAAAATGCGGTCACACTGTTGAAGCAGACAAGTGATTCTTTATCTGATGAGATGATTGCTAACTGTGTTAATACAATTCTCGAACTAGGCTACTACCCTAATGCAGTGAAGTTTTTGTTGGACATAGCAAATACTCCAGAACTAGTCAAACTTTCCACGCAATATCAAAAAGATGTGCAATTATCGATGGTGACCGACCCcctgaagaaaaacagcTATCAACGAAAGCTGAAACTCTTCCACATTATCTTCCAAATATTGGTAGATATTGACAAAAAAGCATTATCAAGTGTGGAGCAAGCAGCAGAGAGTACATTGATTGGGAGTAGTACTAACAACACTGGGAAGTTCAAAGACTTTCAGtctgtttttgttgatcGTGAGGGTAATCTAACAACTTATTACTCAAAATTGAGAGATGAATGCTACAAAATATGCTTGGAAGTTCAAGATAAAATGTTTCACTTTGAGTTTTATAAGTGGTTTGTTATAAATGGTGTCGGTGAGAAACTTCTCTATATTGACACTCCCTACATTTTAGAATTCCTTCAATCACAAGCAACCAACGATCTTGAAATGAGTAAGCTACTATGGGTATACTATTCTAAGAAGGGCAATTACTATGAAGCTGCTTCACATCTCTATTATTTGTCACTGTCAACCTTTGATATAACGCTAGAAGATAGGATCCACTTTTTATCAGTTGCCAACAGTTTTATTCAAGTTATAGAAACTCAGTATTTACACCAAGATGTAATGGTTTTGGCCTCACAAATATCAGACTTGATTTCCGTTTCGAATTTACAGGATGAGTTATTGTCAACTATTATGAATGACTCAAGAATTTCTGATTTGGCAAAGAGTGTTGCAAAAGAGGAACTAAATGGTGAAATTCTAACCGTCAATGATTTGTAcaataaatatattgatcCATTGGGATACTACGAATTGTCTTTGttatgtttcaaaatatcagaCCACAGGAACCTTGAAGATATTCTAGGAAAATGGGAATCTTTATTTGATAAATGGTATGTGGAATATAGTCAGAAGCCGGACTGTTCGAACACTCCTTTCTATGCTGAAGTAGTGAACAAATTTTCTGCTATTGCAGATAGATTAAGTGACGTTGAAAGCCTATTTCCAATTGATCAATTAATCAACataatgttgaaatctATCCAGAAACATTCTGATTCCAGTATAGCCATTCCGACAGGCGTTATTGTGGATGCATTCATAAAAAGTGGCGTTGCACTTAATAGGCTATATTACAGTATGAGAAAGCTTATCGAAGGATCTACTTACGAGTTGTTCGAAGGATATAATAAGTTGCTAAATTCAGAAATGGTCTATTTGATCAAAACTTGGTTCAAATCAGATAAGAAGTTAAGGGAACTAATCTCAAGtgatgaaattgtcaaCATGACAGAGTATGACCACGAGACTGATCCTATTTACAAATTCACCAAGACTACAGGGAGTGCACTATAGACGTACTTAACTATTCTAGGACTTTATATAAATGCTTAATGGTATAGATTATTATTTCTCCCTCTCGTATATTTAATGTAATTATGTCccagtattttttttcttaatcTAAAACAATTACTTCTGGTGAATCATGGGGATCATCGCTAGAAGACAATTGTTCTATTCCTCTTTGTGAATTTGTGATATCCGTATCAAGAGATATCACCTCTATTATCTTCAACTCGTCATCTTCTGGAACATTGCTGAGCTTAGCTGATTCCACATCAGCACATATTTTTGTATCATTAATTCTACGTTGGGCTGCCTTAAATAAGATAGCACGCAGAGTCGAGGGATCCAATTGGGTAGGTGTTGTTAATGTTTTATTTGTCCCTAGCTTTGAAACTCTGGTAGTATACTTAGCTTTGGGTTTATTTGCGGAAAATCTCAATGGTCTTGGTGCAGAAAAATTGTTCCTATAAGTTGAGTTTCGAAGTGACGAGTTTACCTGAAACTCTAAGTACTTATCCTTCAGTTCTTCTAATGTTTTGTAGAATGTGTTATCATGAGCTCCGTGCCAATTATGTGTAAGCTCATGTAACATGGTACCAACGATCTCATCTCGACACAAAAACCACTTGTTATCAGTTGGTGATCTCAAACGCAAGCAAATCTTTTGGCCACGGTTGACATTGAGTCCCAGCAAACATTTATCCTTTGGGTACATTTCACAAAGTAGACCTACTTTGAATCCATAATGACTCATCACTGGTGCAACTAATGCTGCAACTTCGTGGAGTAGTTCCAGAGCTTTATCAGCTGCATCCTGTCTTTTCAGTGACGCTAATTTCAGTATATGCGGAGTTGGagattcaatttcaacaggTTTTTTCTTTGGGTATCTCCCCCTACCTTTGATAACCATTACACTGCGATTAACTAAAAACTTTAGCCATGTGTATTGAAAAAAGTTTTGGTGTAACAGAAGAGTtgaattaaaaaaaaaaaaaacaacagaaaaaagaaagaaaagtagactattgaaaatataagACAACTCTTTTATACTCACCAATCCGCACACGCCCCCCTCCCCCCTAAGACTCAAGATGAATATCATGCCAGTGATTATTCTATAATAAAACTTTTGGTACAGAGTACTATATAACTATACAAACCGTTCTATTCTATAATGGTGAGCTTCAAATACCTCTGTTGAACCAGACAGAAGTAATTAATTTTCCTTCCTTATTCTTAAGATTATGGAATTGCGGTTCTAAGGAGGAAGGATCAACGATTCTTTTTTGCGGGAAAACAGCTAAAGCAAATGGTAGGGCAACTAACGATGTGGTGAAAATCAAACCAATATTAGCTGCAGTAACAACACCAAGAGATTTGTTTCTCAGCACCGACTTCTGTAATTGAACTAATAGAAGTGGCGGCACAACCATGATTGGAGTAGCATTTATAACTCTTGAAAGAGCAGTTTCACCGACTGCTTTAAATGCAGCTCTTTTGGAAGTTCCTAAATCATTACCATCCTCATCAAAAACGGAAATACCTTTTCTGATTTCTTGACCCCTCATTAAGAATACATTGACAATACCAGCTGAAACGACAGCGGCAAATGGAACCAGTCTACCGAGAATCAACTTCGTATTTGCTGATACATTTTTCAGCTTCGGAACGATAGAGTTTAAACCTAGAGCCACACCACAAGAGGCACCGACAGCCATAAGATACGATGTAGCCATTTGTTTGGTAGTCAATGGATGTGATTTATTAGCGTTTGCAGTGTTGATGGCGACGTTTAAAGATTGATTCGCAACTTGCCAGAATAATGTACCCATGTTACCCAAACCAGGAGTTAACATGCCGGCGGTAACAACCAAGTTTGAAAGGACACAACTAGACATTCTAAACGGTAATAAAACTGTTTTACCATCATCTGGATGAATCGAGGAATCTAAGATCTTTTTAGCACGCCAAAGCTTAGGTGTCATCTCAGGAATCAATCCATTTTTGTAGTCCCAAATAAGACGTTTTGATTCTTCGATATCCTTTGAAGTTGTCAAAAGCATCGTTGGGTCTGATATTTCAGCACAATGCTTTACTCTTCCTAAATAGGTGCTCAAATCATGACGAGAGTCTGGTAAAGGAATTGGACCTGGAACAGAAGATGCCATACTCTCAATAGAAGTGTTTCTCTTGGTTTACTTTAGATGATtaagagaaagagaaagcCGTggggaaaaagaaacagggTTCGGCTGAATTTAGTCCTTGACCGGTGTTAAAGAGtcattttccttcattttcCAGCTCtaagtgaaaaatttcagaagaaaaaaaaaagcacGACATCCTAAAAGAGTAATCGGAGATTTTGGATATCATGTGCACAAGAAAAGTATGTTTACCTTTCATTTCATAGTGTTTACTTTTACGTTTTCAACGTCTCTTTGTGTTCAAAGGTCCTGCGATGCACGGACAGGGAGAGCAAGGACGTTCAAGACAGGAGAATTATTTTAAGAACATTCGCAGATTAAACAGAGCTAGCCAGAGCACAAGCAGCGATCATGGATATGAATTTGTACACAGTAATGACTCGGAAATGTCTTTAGGACATTTTGATATACCGGCTGTAAGCTATTCACCAGATAGGTACACAAGAGGGAGTCGTCGAAATTCACACTCTCCAATACATGAAATATATAGTCGCTCACCTTCTGTCTCTCCGAGTAGGGTGTTGCTGCAGAATCAAAGTTCATACTTTCTAAGTGGAAATCCCTTCACTATTCCGGAACTTCCACAACTTAAAAACGTTAATTACGAGCATCTAAATACACATTcgggaaaaaaacatggcACGCAAAGTATCCCTCTGTATGAGATAGGCCCCACTGAAGATCcttttgatgataaatATAAGACTCATGATGATCCATCCTGTTATGATCACTTGGAGAGAGGAGATTTTTTCGGTGGTTACGAATTTGACGACGATGAACTAGAAGGTGGAGCCGAAGAGAACTTTGATCCGTTCCCGGTTTTGGGGAACTCTTACTATCCTATAAACACGCCATATGATGTCTACAAtccatttgaagttgagtATTCTTCAGACAATTCTTCGGATGGATCCGTATCTGTGAGTTCAACTACTAACACCGCTTCTAAAAGTTCACTGCTAACCAGAAGAGATTCAACCTTCAAGAATGCCAAGGCAGTTGCTAAAACTGTAGAATTCTATAACAATGGAGAGCACATAGACGAGGATGTTACAAATCCATCAGCCAAGCAGGTTAGAATGGTCGATGGAAACCTAGTTCTCGATTGTCCTATATCGGAAATTCTATTGAATAAGTATAAAGTGCCACTTAGTGAGAAAGATAGGGAGTTTTTGTTCATGAGGTTCCAAGCGTGCACAGCAGAACCAGAGGAATTTCAGCAGAAGAAATTCTCCTTGCGACAGCTGTTTTACACCAAGCCCAGAGAAACGGAATTGATGATTGTCATTACAATGTACAATGAAGACGAAATATTGCTAGCTCGAACATTAAAGGGAGTCATGAAAAACATCAGGTATCTGTAtagtttgaaaaactctTCAACATGGGGTAAGAATTCATGGCAAAAAATTGTTGTGTGTATAGTGAGCGATGGCCGGCAGAAGTTGAATCCTAGGTCGAAGGCGTTATTGGCTGCGTTGGGAGTGTACCAAGACGGATTTGCCAAAAATCAGATAAATGACGAAGAGGTAATTTCTCATATTTACGAATACACTACGATGGTTGGAATCTCTAAGATATACAATGATCGTGTTACTCTAACAACAGAGAACCAAGTACCAATCCAAATGgtgttttgtttgaagGAGCAAAACAAGCAAAAGATTAATTCACACAAGTGGGCTTTTAAAGCGTTTGCTCCAGTTTTGAAGCCTAACGTGATCATCCTACTAGATGTTGGCACGCAGCCTGAAAATAAGTCTCTATATAAACTCTGGAAGAGTTTTAAGGACAACCCAAGAGTTGCAGGAAGCTGTGGAGAGATCAAGGCAAGTCTCGGTAAAGGGTGGAGACTGCTTTTGAATCCCTTAATTGCGGCACAAAACTTTGAGTACAAAGTGTCAAACATATTAGACAAGCCTATGGAAAGTgtatttggatttgttACGGTTTTACCTGGTGCATTTTCAGCGTATCGGTACGAGGCTTTGCTCGGTGAGCCGATGGATAAATACCTGAGAGGTGAGGATTTGAGCAAGAACAACGAAGACGGCATTTTCAACGCCAATATGTATCTAGCCGAAGACAGAATCTTATGTTTTGAGCTGAtagcaaagaaaaacgaaaaatgGATATTAAAGTACATTCATTCAGCCGGGGCTTACACGGATGTCCCTGAGCGTATAGATGATTTCATTTCACAGAGACGTAGGTGGTTGAATGGTTCCTTTTTTGCTGCTCTTTACTCAGTTTgcaaatttttcaaaatttggagTACAAACCACTCATTTGGAAGAAAGATAATGTTACAGGTACAATTCGTGTACCAACTTCTAAATTTATTGGTTTCATTCTTCTCCTTGGGTTCGTACTTTCTAGTTTTTCGGATTTTAAGCTGTTATCTAGCGGAGCCTAGCGTCAAATTTGCGCCAGGTAATATACTCTctgtgttttttttatggTTATATATGGCATCTTTAGCAACCACATTTGTCTTGTCATTTGGCAATAAACCTAAGGGTACCAGaatgttttatttgatcATAGTGGTGTTCTTTGCCATTTTAATGTGTTACATGATATTCgcatcaattttattatctgtccaatcttttgaagaaatcataGGAGATAAAGACTTTTCCTGGgattttatatttgttaAAACACAATTCAGAAATTTAATCATTTCAACTTTATCCACATATGTTTTATATTTGATTGGGTTCATCATGTTTCTGCAACCCATTCATATGTTCACAAGCtttattcaatatttgCTACTTTCCCCGGCCTATGTGAATATCTTGAACATTTATGCATTCTGTAATATGCATGATATATCGTGGGGTACAAAAGGCCAAGATAAAGTGAATGATTTAGGTGTTGCAAAGAAAGGTAGTTCTGACAAAGATGAGCTTGAGATTGTCATTCCTACCACCAAATATCAGATTGACGAAGGCTATTCGTCCATGGTAAAGGAATTAATGGTACCGAGAGATTCCGGGAATAATAATACAGAAATAAACCTTGATGAGAAGACTGTATTTTACTTTGCATTTTTCAGATCAATGGCTGTGCTAGTTTGGATGTTTAGTAACTTTATTTTGGTAGCAGTTGTCACTGAAACAGGAGGATTGTCACAGCTTTTCCCCAACTCGGATTCAGAGAGCGATTCTATCTTGCcagaaaaacaaagcttTATCTTTCTAAGCGTTATCCTGTACATTGTGGCGTTCATGGCTTTGTTTAGGTTCTTAGGAAGTTCCATTTATCTAATTCAAAGAGGTTTGAATAAGATTGGTTACCGGACTTAACAATAAACAGTCTGGAACTCTTTATACATGTTCTATATAAACTCATTATACCTTATTTACAATTAACTATACTAAAACCCATAGAAGGATCTACCTGAGTTCTTTATTCCACTTCTTTTCTCTGCAAGTGCTATAATTCTTTCCATCTTAAAGTTGGTGAAACCATCGTTAATATAGTAGTACTTTGTGCTCTTTAATTTTTCGTCatatgaaaataaattcacAAACCCAAATCTTCCCCTATAGTCATTTTTACCTTTTGGAACATGTAAACTATCAACTCTTACTAACTCATTATAGGTTCTAAACCCATTCCAGTTTAGTTTTTCAAGCACTATCTTTTCATCTGCAACTAAGTTTTCGTAGACTTGCGGCTTTGTCGTGTCATATATCCTCCATACCCTTGCAACAACTGGATCAAACAAGTATGTAACTGCAGGAAATGGTAGCAAGGAGAAAATGGCCACCAACTGTGAGATTTCTGTATAAACTAGACCAGTTCTATCCATCAAATATGCAAAGACACACCCCACTGCTCCAAAGGCAAGAGATAATCTTTTTGAGCCAATAACAAAATTAATTAAAGGATTTTGATAGATCGGGGTATTTCCAAGTCTGTACTTTTTGTCCAATCTTTGACTATAGAATGAGTTACCGTGAGTTCTGTATCTGATTTGATATTCTTCGCCGTTGTTGGGAACAAAGTATTTCTCTTGGTCCTCACCCATTTTGATCTTTTCAAGGACATTTCTGGATATGTGGAACTGGCGAAATAGCAATGGTGTCCTTTTCGATGTACCGTACATCATGGAATTCATTATTCCCGCATTAAACAACATAACAATTATCTCCGGTATATACTAACGGGTTTAATGTGTCTTTGAGGTACCCAGAAGATGTGACTGATCACAATATGATTAATCTTCACTACGAAACATACTCAGCCTTTCTAAAAATACTGAGAGTTCTCGATTTTCATTCTTCAGAGCTTTGTGTTGAagattcaaagattttttttttttttctctgtatTCAGTTTTTTCTGACCCAtgtccttcttctcttttctttgaataacttTCACCTCTAGTACATTTCAAACTTGCTCACTTCTGTCACACCCTATTTTTCTGGATTTTTGTGGTTTAGATCAATTAGATACATTTAGAAATAGTCATGGATTCCGCAGATTCCTCAAGGTATGTTCCGGACTACAGAAAGGCAAATTTtaagaacaaaaacagaTTCCAAGCCGATGAAGTcagaaggagaagagagACTCAACAAGTTGAATTGAGAAAGCAAAAGAGGGAGGAGATGCTTtctaaaagaagaaacttTACGGGTAATGAACACATCTCCGGCTTACCAgaatctgatgatgaagatgcagCTTCAACAGACGAATATAACAATGATCAGATGTTTTACACAcaacttcaacaagaaTTGCCATTAATGATCCAAAAAATCAACTCTGGTAACTTAGAAGACCAGCTTGAAGCATCCATTAAGTTCAGAcaaattttatcaaaggaaaacaatCCACCTATTGACTTGGTGATTGAGTCAGGTGTTGTTCCTAAATTTATTGAGTTTATGCAAACAGGACCTGAGGTTTTACAATTGGAAGCTGCGTGGGCATTAACTAACATTGCTTCTGGCTCCTCGGAGCAAACcaaagttgttgttgattctgGCGCAGTTCCacattttgttcaattgtTGTATTCACCATCCCCAGAAGTCAAAGAACAAGCAATTTGGGCTTTAGGAAATGTTGCAGGTGACTCCTCAGCATTCAGGGATTACGTTTTGAGTTGCAATGCGATGGACCCGgttttgtctttgttcCAATCATCCAAGATGTCTCTAATCAGAACCGCTACTTGgacattatcaaatttatgCAGAGGTAAGAATCCTCAGCCTGATTGGCAAATTGTTAGAAGTGCCTTACCTACTTTGGCTAAGCTGATCTATAGTGTCGATGTTGAAACCTTAATTGATGCATGTTGGGCAGTTTCTTATTTATCCGACGGTACACAAG
Encoded proteins:
- a CDS encoding uncharacterized protein (PKUD0D00230; similar to Saccharomyces cerevisiae YOR271C (FSF1); ancestral locus Anc_8.720); translated protein: MASSVPGPIPLPDSRHDLSTYLGRVKHCAEISDPTMLLTTSKDIEESKRLIWDYKNGLIPEMTPKLWRAKKILDSSIHPDDGKTVLLPFRMSSCVLSNLVVTAGMLTPGLGNMGTLFWQVANQSLNVAINTANANKSHPLTTKQMATSYLMAVGASCGVALGLNSIVPKLKNVSANTKLILGRLVPFAAVVSAGIVNVFLMRGQEIRKGISVFDEDGNDLGTSKRAAFKAVGETALSRVINATPIMVVPPLLLVQLQKSVLRNKSLGVVTAANIGLIFTTSLVALPFALAVFPQKRIVDPSSLEPQFHNLKNKEGKLITSVWFNRGI
- a CDS encoding uncharacterized protein (PKUD0D00240; similar to Saccharomyces cerevisiae YNL192W (CHS1); ancestral locus Anc_2.58), which gives rise to MHGQGEQGRSRQENYFKNIRRLNRASQSTSSDHGYEFVHSNDSEMSLGHFDIPAVSYSPDRYTRGSRRNSHSPIHEIYSRSPSVSPSRVLLQNQSSYFLSGNPFTIPELPQLKNVNYEHLNTHSGKKHGTQSIPLYEIGPTEDPFDDKYKTHDDPSCYDHLERGDFFGGYEFDDDELEGGAEENFDPFPVLGNSYYPINTPYDVYNPFEVEYSSDNSSDGSVSVSSTTNTASKSSLLTRRDSTFKNAKAVAKTVEFYNNGEHIDEDVTNPSAKQVRMVDGNLVLDCPISEILLNKYKVPLSEKDREFLFMRFQACTAEPEEFQQKKFSLRQLFYTKPRETELMIVITMYNEDEILLARTLKGVMKNIRYLYSLKNSSTWGKNSWQKIVVCIVSDGRQKLNPRSKALLAALGVYQDGFAKNQINDEEVISHIYEYTTMVGISKIYNDRVTLTTENQVPIQMVFCLKEQNKQKINSHKWAFKAFAPVLKPNVIILLDVGTQPENKSLYKLWKSFKDNPRVAGSCGEIKASLGKGWRLLLNPLIAAQNFEYKVSNILDKPMESVFGFVTVLPGAFSAYRYEALLGEPMDKYLRGEDLSKNNEDGIFNANMYLAEDRILCFELIAKKNEKWILKYIHSAGAYTDVPERIDDFISQRRRWLNGSFFAALYSVCKFFKIWSTNHSFGRKIMLQVQFVYQLLNLLVSFFSLGSYFLVFRILSCYLAEPSVKFAPGNILSVFFLWLYMASLATTFVLSFGNKPKGTRMFYLIIVVFFAILMCYMIFASILLSVQSFEEIIGDKDFSWDFIFVKTQFRNLIISTLSTYVLYLIGFIMFLQPIHMFTSFIQYLLLSPAYVNILNIYAFCNMHDISWGTKGQDKVNDLGVAKKGSSDKDELEIVIPTTKYQIDEGYSSMVKELMVPRDSGNNNTEINLDEKTVFYFAFFRSMAVLVWMFSNFILVAVVTETGGLSQLFPNSDSESDSILPEKQSFIFLSVILYIVAFMALFRFLGSSIYLIQRGLNKIGYRT
- a CDS encoding uncharacterized protein (PKUD0D00220; similar to Saccharomyces cerevisiae YHR134W (WSS1); ancestral locus Anc_2.107) → MIFILSLRGEGGVCGLVSIKELSYIFNSLLFFLFSVVFFFFNSTLLLHQNFFQYTWLKFLVNRSVMVIKGRGRYPKKKPVEIESPTPHILKLASLKRQDAADKALELLHEVAALVAPVMSHYGFKVGLLCEMYPKDKCLLGLNVNRGQKICLRLRSPTDNKWFLCRDEIVGTMLHELTHNWHGAHDNTFYKTLEELKDKYLEFQVNSSLRNSTYRNNFSAPRPLRFSANKPKAKYTTRVSKLGTNKTLTTPTQLDPSTLRAILFKAAQRRINDTKICADVESAKLSNVPEDDELKIIEVISLDTDITNSQRGIEQLSSSDDPHDSPEVIVLD
- a CDS encoding uncharacterized protein (PKUD0D00210; similar to Saccharomyces cerevisiae YBL079W (NUP170) and YER105C (NUP157); ancestral locus Anc_7.401) — its product is MSFSVSQVPGLTSDPFHDASTINSNVLSANKSNPATVNYNIQRSEIQRRRAARNSMLNRPMGNSYIGSFPFFGGSNANNQSLINKKDSVVTDLSHLPLSTSSPIDLAQQCVNAQIEKDNSTPTLYEVFSAYVVDNYNFNPNQTKNPFSRFEKVSFFSIPEKLLDKNSDSLVTNMGVFPEIQRAWLSLDSKLYIWNYNASLTDQEFDTIDDFEGTILKCALVRPKKDVFVESVNYLIIVATSKEMKILALEYSPDSKKLEVSDTKMSVSVHGLIVNQIVCLEYTNDIFFSGAGSSDCVWKLNYSNTHDWFSKNISKEQVTNSSFSSSLSGIPILNWLNDSTSSKTEFVVDLKIDQSRKILYTLSSNSIIKAYKLQFKNGKVVLGQPLIKRISHLLKELSTTSINIRSSLLRSNLKLINIFPVTDKENTSLFLTAVASNGVRFYLNGSTLYGDRLTLTTNFVKFPPIDLKLYETIEKRKEKMISQNQNIDEAQIMPAPQMHNNRSSFYSRSSQKSGVNADPYFPSTYQNNLNINNRDNDKSITKSFAAPLISIEELKDAQEKSLLLHNTSHTLIISPGIFIGFSKDLGLYTSTPDYGVLKKSSQYVEDFEIFEKYSEVFDIVQLTSSFKTTNSPKGYANEFASQYTDEPLEFAVLTNNGIVVYRYRTPDLILEDSMNDSVFKQFASKYGYDEACSTMLFLACKYDKSETFRNIATKYFITGGQNSKLDKALSPVIDNVEPSDRFFAVLILFSRLIRGIWNKEVFKLRPEVKFDKFGYVDTKSLNSIKTDKHILLESLNIKKQELEYLLCSILIIIKFFEENRNIIPGLSKDINSQGENTSWKGKATEVCVQAEQICFDSISKFLNIVKEGLSFLTILLEETESESLTSHENFKSIISFLPIQAQVDLSCITFSDFFAKSDINVSRLIKDLLSCIINKSISQGNSVELVSNTLQEKCGYFCSTGDVLIFKAVESLKKAKDYSDAKDDQLKLKYLENAVTLLKQTSDSLSDEMIANCVNTILELGYYPNAVKFLLDIANTPELVKLSTQYQKDVQLSMVTDPLKKNSYQRKLKLFHIIFQILVDIDKKALSSVEQAAESTLIGSSTNNTGKFKDFQSVFVDREGNLTTYYSKLRDECYKICLEVQDKMFHFEFYKWFVINGVGEKLLYIDTPYILEFLQSQATNDLEMSKLLWVYYSKKGNYYEAASHLYYLSLSTFDITLEDRIHFLSVANSFIQVIETQYLHQDVMVLASQISDLISVSNLQDELLSTIMNDSRISDLAKSVAKEELNGEILTVNDLYNKYIDPLGYYELSLLCFKISDHRNLEDILGKWESLFDKWYVEYSQKPDCSNTPFYAEVVNKFSAIADRLSDVESLFPIDQLINIMLKSIQKHSDSSIAIPTGVIVDAFIKSGVALNRLYYSMRKLIEGSTYELFEGYNKLLNSEMVYLIKTWFKSDKKLRELISSDEIVNMTEYDHETDPIYKFTKTTGSAL